In Dromiciops gliroides isolate mDroGli1 chromosome 4, mDroGli1.pri, whole genome shotgun sequence, one DNA window encodes the following:
- the POLR3C gene encoding DNA-directed RNA polymerase III subunit RPC3, producing the protein MTQAEIKLCSLLLQEHFGEIVDKIGTHLIRTGSQPLRAIVHDTGTSLDQVKKALCVLIQHNLVTYQIHKRGIVEYEAHCSRILRILRYPRYIYTAKTLYSDTGELIVEELLLNGKMTMSAVVKKVADRLTETMEDGKTMDYSEVSSTFCRLADTHFVQRCPLVPDTPESADAQPPPPAPTLSINEKDMYLVPKLNLIGKGKRRRSSDDDAVGEPRPKRPKQTAESKEPTPDDGIYWQANLDRFHQHFRDQSIVSAVANRMDQTSSEIVRTMLRMSEITTSSCAPFTQPLSSNEIFRSLPVGYNISKQVLDQYLTLLADDPLEFVGKSGDSGGGMYVINLHKALASLAMATLESIVQERFGSRCARIFRLVLRKKHLEQKQVEDFAMIPAKEAKDMLYKLLSENLISLQEIPKTPDHAPSRTFYLYTVNSLSAARMLLRRCYKSIANLIERRQFETKENKRLLEKSQRVEAILASMQATGAEEAQLQEIEEMITAPERQQLESLKRNVNKLDASEIQVDETIFVLESYTESTMKRA; encoded by the exons ATGACTCAGGCAGAAATTAAACTATGTTCCTTGCTGCTCCAAGAGCATTTTGGAGAGATAGTGGATAAAATTGGAACTCATCTTATCAGGACAGGCAGCCAACCATTGAGAGCGATCGTCCACGACACCGGGACATCGCTAGATCAG GTAAAAAAGGCCCTTTGTGTCCTTATCCAACATAACCTGGTGACGTACCAGATACACAAACGGGGGATTGTGGAATATGAGGCCCACTGCAGCCGGATTCTGCGCATCCTCAGGTATCCCCGCTACATCTATACAGCCAAGACTTTGTACAGTGACACGGGAGAACTGATTGTTGAGGAACTGCTGCTCAACGGGAAGATGACCATGTCAGCCGTGGTGAAGAAGGTGGCCGACCGACTCACTGAGACCATGGAGG ATGGGAAAACCATGGACTACTCAGAGGTATCTAGCACATTTTGCCGTTTAGCAGACACACATTTTGTACAGCGATGTCCCCTTGTTCCTGATACCCCAGAAAGTGCCGATGCTCAGCCACCACCGCCTGCCCCGACACTCAGCATTAATGAGAAGGACATGTACCTGGTTCCCAAATTGAACCTTATAG gaaaaggaaagaggagacgATCATCTGATGACGATGCAGTGGGGGAGCCCAGGCCTAAGCGGCCCAAACAGACAGCAGAGAGCAAAGAG CCCACTCCAGATGATGGCATTTACTGGCAAGCCAACCTTGACAGATTCCACCAGCATTTCCGGGACCAGTCTATTGTGAGCGCAGTGGCCAACAGAATGGATCAG ACCAGCAGCGAGATTGTTCGGACCATGCTCCGAATGAGTGAGATCACCACTTCCTCCTGTGCTCCCTTTACCCAGCCCCTGTCTTCGAATGAG ATCTTCAGATCTCTCCCCGTTGGATATAACATCTCTAAGCAAGTCCTTGATCAGTATCTGACTCTGCTGGCAGATGACCCA CTGGAGTTCGTCGGCAAGTCAGGCGACAGTGGCGGAGGAATGTATGTCATCA ACCTCCACAAGGCATTGGCATCACTGGCCATGGCAACGCTGGAGTCCATCGTGCAGGAAAG ATTTGGGTCTCGCTGTGCCAGGATATTCCGGCTGGTTTTGCGGAAAAAGCACCTGGAGCAGAAACAGGTGGAAGATTTTGCCATGATTCCCGCTAAAGAAGCAAAGGACATGCTGTACAAGCTGCTGTCGGAAAACCTCATCTCCTTACAG GAGATCCCCAAAACACCAGACCATGCGCCCTCTCGGACCTTCTACCTGTATACGGTTAATTCCCTGTCTGCCGCTCGCATGCTGCTGCGCCGCTGCTACAAG agCATCGCCAACCTGATAGAAAGGCGGCAGTTTGAGACCAAAGAGAACAA GCGGCTACTGGAGAAGTCCCAGCGGGTGGAGGCCATCCTCGCGTCCATGCAGGCCACGGGGGCCGAAGAGGCCCAGCTCCAGGAGATCGAGGAGATGATCACGGCACCTGAACGCCAGCAGCTGGAGAGTCTAAAACGCAACGTCAACAA GTTAGACGCCAGTGAGATCCAAGTGGATGAAACCATTTTTGTGCTGGAGTCATACACAGAGAGCACCATGAAAAGAGCCTGA
- the NUDT17 gene encoding nucleoside diphosphate-linked moiety X motif 17 isoform X1, producing MAQARVLLLLSGRPEPAGFARSVCGLLGLGPGPGPWRVYCGLERGRLLLSDNSFSGATAQLPLQRSPFCPFSALEQQPPGAAGPKLPLDRGVDLGVAIILQSRDQTVLLTRRAATMHTAPNLWVPPGGHVELDEELLHGGLRELWEETGLQLPQGQYSWDLLGLWESAYPPMLSQGHPRCHHIVLYVLVISQETQQQLQERIKPNQEEVSAYAWLKPDVLEAVAASEDGSEMTEPLPPYLPPFVQAVELQGDVTQSLDLPTSTLLRNSLNTEENEERVSMGTKYALSLWLQHLKRSSESHTHPSPKPESE from the exons ATGGCGCAGGCCCGCGTGCTCCTGCTCCTCTCAGGGCGCCCGGAGCCCGCGGGGTTCGCGCGGAGCGTGTGCGGCCTCCTGGGCCTGGGGCCTGGCCCGGGGCCCTGGCGGGTCTACTGCGGCCTGGAGCGGGGGCGGCTGCTGCTCTCGGACAACTCCTTCTCTGGAGCCACGGCTCAGCTCCCGCTGCAG cgCTCCCCGTTCTGCCCCTTCTCGGCCCTGGAGCAGCAGCCTCCGGGAGCTGCGGGGCCGAAGCTACCGCTGGACCGAGGGGTGGACTTGGGTGTGGCTATCATCCTGCAGTCCCGTGATCAGACCGTGCTCCTGACCCGGAGGGCCGCGACCATGCACACGGCCCCCAACCTCTGGGTCCCTCCAG GTGGACACGTGGAACTGGATGAGGAG CTGCTGCATGGGGGGCTTCGGGAGCTGTGGGAGGAGACTGGGCTGCAGCTGCCCCAAGGCCAGTACTCCTGGGACCTCCTGGGACTCTGGGAG tctgcCTATCCTCCCATGCTGAGCCAGGGCCACCCGAGATGTCACCATATCGTTCTCTACGTATTGGTAATTTCCCAGGAAACACAGCAGCAGCTACAG GAAAGGATCAAACCAAACCAGGAAGAGGTCAGCGCCTATGCCTGGCTGAAGCCAGATGTGTTGGAGGCAGTGGCAGCCTCTGAAGATggatcagaaatgactgaacctCTCCCACCATACCTGCCACCCTTTGTTCA GGCCGTGGAGCTTCAGGGAGACGTGACCCAAAGTCTAGACCTGCCGACATCTACCCTGCTCCGGAATTCACTGAATACAGAGGAGAACGAAGAGAGGGTCAGCATGGGAACCAAATATGCCCTTAGCCTATGGCTCCAGCATCTGAAGAG GTCCTCCGAGtctcacacacacccctccccaaaGCCAGAATCGGAGTGA
- the NUDT17 gene encoding nucleoside diphosphate-linked moiety X motif 17 isoform X2 has protein sequence MAQARVLLLLSGRPEPAGFARSVCGLLGLGPGPGPWRVYCGLERGRLLLSDNSFSGATAQLPLQRSPFCPFSALEQQPPGAAGPKLPLDRGVDLGVAIILQSRDQTVLLTRRAATMHTAPNLWVPPGGHVELDEELLHGGLRELWEETGLQLPQGQYSWDLLGLWEERIKPNQEEVSAYAWLKPDVLEAVAASEDGSEMTEPLPPYLPPFVQAVELQGDVTQSLDLPTSTLLRNSLNTEENEERVSMGTKYALSLWLQHLKRSSESHTHPSPKPESE, from the exons ATGGCGCAGGCCCGCGTGCTCCTGCTCCTCTCAGGGCGCCCGGAGCCCGCGGGGTTCGCGCGGAGCGTGTGCGGCCTCCTGGGCCTGGGGCCTGGCCCGGGGCCCTGGCGGGTCTACTGCGGCCTGGAGCGGGGGCGGCTGCTGCTCTCGGACAACTCCTTCTCTGGAGCCACGGCTCAGCTCCCGCTGCAG cgCTCCCCGTTCTGCCCCTTCTCGGCCCTGGAGCAGCAGCCTCCGGGAGCTGCGGGGCCGAAGCTACCGCTGGACCGAGGGGTGGACTTGGGTGTGGCTATCATCCTGCAGTCCCGTGATCAGACCGTGCTCCTGACCCGGAGGGCCGCGACCATGCACACGGCCCCCAACCTCTGGGTCCCTCCAG GTGGACACGTGGAACTGGATGAGGAG CTGCTGCATGGGGGGCTTCGGGAGCTGTGGGAGGAGACTGGGCTGCAGCTGCCCCAAGGCCAGTACTCCTGGGACCTCCTGGGACTCTGGGAG GAAAGGATCAAACCAAACCAGGAAGAGGTCAGCGCCTATGCCTGGCTGAAGCCAGATGTGTTGGAGGCAGTGGCAGCCTCTGAAGATggatcagaaatgactgaacctCTCCCACCATACCTGCCACCCTTTGTTCA GGCCGTGGAGCTTCAGGGAGACGTGACCCAAAGTCTAGACCTGCCGACATCTACCCTGCTCCGGAATTCACTGAATACAGAGGAGAACGAAGAGAGGGTCAGCATGGGAACCAAATATGCCCTTAGCCTATGGCTCCAGCATCTGAAGAG GTCCTCCGAGtctcacacacacccctccccaaaGCCAGAATCGGAGTGA